The genomic stretch CTATCTTCCTCTAATCCAATGATTTGTACAACTCTAAATTATGGGCCAAATGTGTATTGTCATTGTGGTCTGAAAGCACCGCTATGTGTTTCATGGGAAAGTGATCAAAAGTTTTTTGGGTGTCAAAAATTCAAGATATGTTGagcatgaaaaagaaaaaaaaaaagggattaaCCTTCATTTTCCTCACAAATATGTCacaatttcttttcttctttggccTACCTGACATTTTGTTGGGAACCGAAGCCAATATATCTAATATGAGTGGGAGCGCTTTGGGTTAGACCCATAGTACATGGGTATTTTTGTACTTGTACATGATTATGGTTGTATATAAATATGATGATTGTAACCTTGGGTGTTTTATCATcaccatcacaattaataaaagaataattttacTCCTGTGGACATAGACATATTATCGAACCATGATTGTTCATTGTTCTAGTTAATCTCAATAAATTGGTATCAAAGCACTATTTGAGATGACCCATTTGAGTGCGAAATTCGAAGTATCAAAAGTTTGATGATACAAGAAATTTTGGGTTGTGGTAGTCTAGGGATGGCGGTATTCTAAAAACCTTGAAGGTGGAAAAGCTAGCTAATATGATAGAGGTTGATTGGAACGATTTGAAGGACCAAATGGCAGGAACCATTCGGGCCGATGAAGTCGTGTATCACATCTTGACCTTGGCAATTCCAAAATAAATTTAGGATAAATTGGAATGTCAATTCGTGGAAAAATCTCTTAACGGGCTTAGAATATTTAGGAGGGTTCAGACTTGGTGCAACATATTAATGTCTTTCACCAGATAATCATTTATTCAGATTTGATGTCAAGTTTGTAGATGAAGACAAGATTATGATGTTGCTATGTTTACTGTCTCTTTCCTTTGAATATCTAGTGACTATCCTTATATATGGGATCACTACTAATAAAAGAACAACTTTACCCTGATAGACTACATTGTCGAACAAAGTAAATCTTGTTCTTTGATCTATTTAATgtcaaagtattatatatacatggtgaattccttttttggtcctagccTTACAGTAACAAAGAAAATTTTAGTTCTCCATAcaaaatttggacaatttataAACACATTTATAAAACacagaaaatagaaaagaaaaatgtgcaGGTGGCCAATCAGAAGCAGCCATAGTTTAGCGTACTTATCCGCTCTCAGATTTTCCGTTTTCTCGTGTACAGGGACCTTCCAGGCTTCCAAATAACCTGAAAGCACCAAAAACCCCAACTTCCTCGAGTTAATCAATTAAGAAAGTACCAATTCAAATTCTGCGTCAGATCTTTCTTCTCCGGGATTATATTTTTGGAAATGGCGGCCATAGCGTCGGCAGCCTCCGCTGTGTCGCTCTCATTCGCACCAAAGCCCGCTTCTTCAGCGGTCGCTTTTTCTTCCTCTAGCTCATTATCCTTCAGCAGCAACCCGGGCGGGCTCAAACGGAGTTTGGGTCTGAGAACTGGTAATGTTAGGAGCAATGGCAGAAAGCGTCTTTATTGCAAGTGCTTGTTCGGGCTTGGGGTGCCGGAGATGGTGGTCATTGCCGGTGTCGCCGCCCTTATCTTCGGGCCTAAGCAGTTGCCCGAAATCGGCCGCAGTATTGGCAAGACCGTCAAGAGCTTCCAACAGGTCTATTTCTTCTCTATATTCCCCCTCCTGTTTATGTGTCTGTGATTATAATTATGCAATAcattatgcattatattataagcTTCCAGATAAGAGTTATCTCCAATCGTTCAAGATTTAATtgggaaattaaatatatgctTTTGATTACTTAATTGGATGTTCAGATTTTGAAATGAGATCTTAGCAGTTTTTGGTGTGGTCAAAGTTTGATTCTATGATTGCCCCATGTTAACTAAAATGACAATGGATCATTGCATGGAAGATTGGTTGGTTGTCTAGTTTATAGTTTTAATGTCATATCCACATTCTAATGTTAAGccatatttgatatatttttgtagAACTAAATTAAGGTGTAATGAGTAATGGTGTTTAATTTGAGGATATACATAGAtgttgttgggtggaggcccgTGAAGGGTCAAGTTCAACACCATTTGACTGGGGAATTGTTGGGCGAAGACCAGTGAAGGGCAAGTCCAGcacctgcctctcgaaaatatgGCGGTATATAATGGAGCATCCATGACAGAGCAAAATGGATTGAAGCTGTGGATGTTGAAATGAACTTTTCACAGATGATATAGTGGCAAGTCAACTAGACTTGTTTTAGTCCTTTGAAGCCATACAAAGCAGATCTGATCTTGTTTAGTGGGTGAAAAAATGTATCTGAATTGCATGGATGCAGGCAGCAAAGGAGTTTGAAACAGAGCTGAAAAAAGAACCCGATGAGCTCCCTGTCCAGAATGTCAAAGAAGGTGGTCAAGAAGAGAAACCAGATGCTGTGGTGTCAAGTACAAAGGAGAGTTGATAAACTTCAATGCTACTGGCCTGGTTCTGTTAGCTAGCTAGATCACTTCTTCTGTGTCATACTCATTCCTTCTTCGTGTGCTATAACAATTGGTCCCATTCAGACATTGTCTTGTTAAGTTGGgttatagtgtttggtttggaAGATCAAATCATGTTTTTTTCTTGGGTAATGATAATTTATAGTATTAACTCAAAGAATACAAATACACGGAATATACCCAggttcatgagaaaattcacaAAAATATGATCCACTAATAGTATTAATGGTGGTATGCCAAGCACTAGAAGCCTAAAGTAGGCAAGCAATAAATGCCTAAACGGGTAGGTCTGCAACAAGTGGATGGATGGACTTATGCTAATTTTTGGATAcaccaaataattttatttaagatTGAAAGTTATTCTAGTCTATCTAAGAATAGACACCTTAGAGATTGATATATTTGAGGAATATGTGATGATTGTATAATGATTTTCACTTgatgtattaagttggacttgaGTTATTTATTGAATGTTGTAAATTTTAACATTAGCGTTTTGGGTATAAGAGGAATACTTGAACGTGTCGGTAACACTCCATTCCATTTTGGAGTTAGAGGCTTTTAAAGAGAAATAGAGGTCTATTAAAATACCCTCCCCTATATATGAATTCGAAACTAGATAGATAAACGGAATGTCTTCGGTCTTTCTCATAAAAAAGACATGTTTTAATTCCTTGTCAACATCCCAGAAGCATTTTTCCAGTAAGACATGTTTAATTTCAGACAAAAGCTGGTTTGTTTTGCAATGGGTAACCTGGATGACATAATCCAGGAAAAGTAGTAGCTACGAATCACAAAAGAGGAGGATACTGAATTGGCAAGAACAAACAGAATATTCTGCTTTTCAAGTGGGAAATATGCTTTTGGGCCACACTTTTTGTGGGCCTAAAGTTCATATCTCTCCAAAATGGGCCACGCCATTCCATGCTGCTATATCCAATACTAACACACGCCGGTGGAAGAATGATTGATTCATTGTATACGTCACGTTACCGATCATGTCACAACGCACACCCACTTAGCTTCTATGGCCTAGccaatctttctttcttttttcccctaattaaaattttcaaatacaaTATTGCAAAAGAAATATGCCCTAGAAAATTCAACTAGTTTcgcttttcctttttctttaataaaacaaaaacaaattaaacgaAACAATATTATTAATGAGAAATGAGAATCAATCAACTCCCATAAGAactaaggatgtgtttggttgagAACTTTTGGAGGTTTTAATACCTATTAAGATATTTGTTTGCCTAACTTTACTACTATAGGATTCAAAtcttttagtaattataaaattcaatacatttttattcatctacttttgaagaaaggaataaaaaataagggagaaaaaaaaatttgaaagaagggagaaaaatttttaaaagtaaaaatgtcCTTGTCAATGcactaaatatgaaattttaaagggagaaaaatttttaaaagtaaaaatgtcattgtcaatgcattaaatatgaaattttaatatatatatatatatatatatatatatatatatatatatatattatttttatatatttatttatttttattttaattaattatttatatatttattttaattccaattttttttaagtaaaagaATTTATAACTTAGATTAATGAACTCAGAAAAGTAAGGGTACATCATACCGCTTAGAGTGAGATAGACTGGCTCTCTCAGGCCTTAACTTTGTTTAAAGCGTGAGCAACTTGGTTATTAGTTCTATGAACGTAATAAAGCACACTACTAACTAGAGACTGATGTAACTCCCACAAAGTGACTCTTACTGGGTCCCCTTCATCTTTAGTTGggtttcttttaaaaaaataataaaataattttgtatttaaaattattaaaataaaagttaaaaaattatttttaaatttcataacCGACACGTCAGCATATCAACaggtaaacaagtcattttttgTAAAATTGCATGAATTCGCGTTGTTCAGAGAcctaattgtaattattttaagttatgtgccttaattacatttttgtgtttaattggatggcctatttgacccttattctaAGAATTCATGACATCTCAATTTCACATGAAGTAGTCTAGTACGAAGTACTAACGTAGTATTATTGACTCGAATCAGATGTAACAAATTAGAAAAGAGAACTCCTTACTCAAatcttatattaaaaattaaacagtAACAAAAATGGGTAACATTTTGTAGATCATGCAAAGAGAAAAGGTAGGTATGTAGTTAAAAACAGTCTTACTTTACGTATTATTTTGAAGAATTAAACTCAtcatttcaatttcacaatataACGTTCAGAATAGATTATGATTATGAAATAGCAGCCTTATAAGGAGTAAAGTAGAATTGATTGAAAtgtattataacaaattcaaaaagaaaaacgTTGATactcatattaaaaattgaaaaatgacaaaaatcGTTCACATTATTCTTGTGCAAGGCTAGACAcaactaaaataattatagCTATCTTAATAACATCCATCTAAACTTAGGCttttttagagaaaaaaaaatgttttttttggggTGGGGGTGTGTGTGGGTGgagggtgggggggggggtgttcTAGATAGCAACATCCTNggggggggggggggggggggggggggggggggggggggggtgttctAGATAGCAACATCCTCAGTAGAGTCTATGGGTAGGAAGAATAAAGGAATGCATTATGAGGCAATAGTTGGACATTTATGCACCTGAccaatgaaggaaaaaaaaatttggttggAAACCAAATAAACTATGATACATTAATTAGGGCAGTTAAAGAACCGAACATGAACAAATAGAGGctgtttgtgtttgtttgttaaaatttttagcgtgttcgtgttcgtttgttaaggttttgaAAATCCTATTTGTATTTGTTTGTTAAGCATTCATTAGTGTTCGTTACCATTCGtgaacacgttcacaaacatgttcgtTAACATTTGCGAACATGTTCGTTCACGTTTATAAAcgcttaataaccaaacacaagcTTATGTTCATGATCATAATTCGTTCGTGAACAAATAACAaaactattaatatatatatatatatatatatatatatatatatatatatatatatatatatggccatAATCAGGTGTGcccgccccttaacgtgcggtcagtgcggcctcatcactatgtatacaaatacaccacttaatgttagaaaatgcaccactcaaatatgcatcattaggtacgcattaccaaaaaacacaccactaggtatgcaaatatacaccacacagtgttagcaaatacaccattaggggcaggggagttatggtgcattattttgggtgtgtggtgttttatggtgtttttgtgtattctCACTGTGGTAcgttttctaacattaagtggtgcattttctaacattgagtggtgtgaaccgcaccgatTGCACAGGATGGTGCGACCACAttatgcccaatgtttatatttaaataaatatttgaaagtatattaatgcaagattatataggagaagtttatacatgggcaattgaatgtcgaattttttaatttaaatatctaactcaaagtatatgaatccaagataatatagaaaattcattataattattactaaaataaatgtttgcaaccttgtaaaatcgatagtctaaatatttggtctaaaaatgatagtctaaataaatactacttttaatttgaatttttctaagtgttcttaattctcttttgagtaacattgtcattgtcttcatctttactatttgttctcttcctttttgttggtagtgtgttatttgcaattcggttattgttggtagcatagatgacaacgttatgcaatgagattatgatataggagctatggatcggactttcctttaggtgttctgcttggggttcatttggttcaaccattattgttgaatgagttattgtggataaagaaattcatagtttaagaaaaaataataaataaattaataaaaatttgaaaatttaaaatattatgtattccaaagatattaaaaggtagtttctcgcttcaatttgatgggttatgggttatttgagtactttcattgtcaacaaatccccaagtagttaatatgattggtttcaaagtatttttttttaatttttttcatggtattaaagaaatacatatgtatcattttttggtataactactaatttatttaattcaataagagtaagatagagtgattccgcttcaatttgttgagttattatttgagtattctctttatcaaccaatccccaagtagttaatataattagcttcaaattactttaaaaaaaaatttcttagtattaataaaatacttggtaaataaatatataacattattttgtactataactttgatatttttttttgaaaccataactttgatatttaattacaagatattgtaaaaataagataatagacaatgtaatgaatatcaattcataaatttgaatgtaaagaatctttgcatgagagaaaataaagacaatataattaataaaattatttctcttatttaatttaattttttgataatgaataattttttcaaataaaggtattgtagacatgtaattctaaattaaagaaatacacatgtatcattttttgtagtagctactaatttatttaatttaataagagtaaaatagagggagaaacttaattatgtcaaatttgattgagatgaggttcgaacctaagaccttttttatataaattaatggataagttaaaagttaacggagtattaacggagaagagtatatttaacggaaaattttacggataatcataaaagtaaggttaaattaggtaatctctattaataatattaatttgaattatcttaaccatctatttgattaaataattcatctgagccatccatttgattaaataatttgacccctattttttcta from Ipomoea triloba cultivar NCNSP0323 chromosome 12, ASM357664v1 encodes the following:
- the LOC115998628 gene encoding sec-independent protein translocase protein TATA, chloroplastic-like, which gives rise to MAAIASAASAVSLSFAPKPASSAVAFSSSSSLSFSSNPGGLKRSLGLRTGNVRSNGRKRLYCKCLFGLGVPEMVVIAGVAALIFGPKQLPEIGRSIGKTVKSFQQAAKEFETELKKEPDELPVQNVKEGGQEEKPDAVVSSTKES